One Flavobacterium sp. 90 DNA segment encodes these proteins:
- a CDS encoding carboxypeptidase-like regulatory domain-containing protein gives MKYFAVFFFTLLSAVGFAQDTESTVPQRVSGYIINDNSKQPLANVNIINTNKVRGAMSDAKGYFEIDVQPNDTIHFSILGFQSLRIRVTNDWIKNKVTRIQLTEKAIALEEVVIAPFNLTGYLEVDSKLIPTKENYRYSISGLTQGYEAGEYSPNAFGKVLGSIFNPADVLYGFFGKNGKELRKLKEMKKDDTIRNLLESKYDRETISVLLGISKDEIPEILQRCNYSDSFIQSANDLQIMDAISGCYEQYKVLKRN, from the coding sequence ATGAAATATTTCGCAGTTTTCTTTTTCACACTATTATCAGCCGTTGGTTTCGCACAAGATACAGAATCTACAGTGCCACAGAGAGTTTCCGGCTACATCATTAACGATAATAGTAAACAACCTCTTGCCAACGTAAATATCATCAACACCAACAAAGTGCGGGGTGCAATGTCTGACGCTAAAGGATATTTTGAAATTGATGTACAGCCAAATGATACTATACACTTTTCTATACTTGGTTTTCAATCTTTGAGAATCAGAGTTACGAATGACTGGATAAAAAATAAAGTAACTCGAATTCAGCTTACTGAGAAAGCAATTGCACTTGAAGAAGTTGTAATCGCACCTTTTAATCTGACCGGATATCTTGAAGTCGATTCAAAATTGATTCCAACAAAAGAAAACTATCGTTATAGTATTTCTGGTCTTACACAAGGCTACGAAGCGGGTGAATATTCTCCAAATGCATTTGGAAAAGTATTAGGATCTATCTTTAATCCTGCCGATGTACTTTATGGTTTCTTTGGAAAAAATGGAAAAGAACTCAGGAAATTAAAGGAGATGAAGAAAGATGATACGATTCGAAATTTATTAGAATCAAAGTATGATCGCGAAACCATTTCTGTGCTTTTAGGTATTAGCAAAGATGAAATTCCTGAAATTTTACAGCGTTGTAATTATTCTGATTCTTTTATTCAATCAGCAAATGATTTACAAATTATGGACGCTATTAGCGGTTGCTATGAACAATATAAAGTACTAAAAAGGAATTAA
- a CDS encoding DEAD/DEAH box helicase: protein MNKFEQLGLNESLLKAILDLGFENPSEVQEKAIPLLLEKDTDMVALAQTGTGKTAAFGFPLIQKIDADNRNTQALVLSPTRELCLQITNELKNYSKYEKGINVVAVYGGASITEQAREIKRGAQIIVATPGRMQDMINRGLVNIKNIDYCILDEADEMLNMGFYEDIVSILSDTPDQKSTWLFSATMPQEVARIAKQFMSEPVEITVGAKNSGSATVSHEFYLVNARDRYEALKRLADANPDIFSVVFCRTKRDTQAVAEKLIEDGYSAAALHGDLSQAQRDGVMKSFRGRQIQMLVATDVAARGIDVDNITHVVNYQLPDEIETYNHRSGRTGRAGKLGTSIVIVTKSELRKISSIERIIKQKFEEKPIPSGIEICEIQLLHLANKIKDTEVDHEIDNYLPAINNVLEGLSKEELIKKMVSVEFNRFIAYYKKNRDISNQSSERRERNDSEPREFNNNGAVRYFVNIGSRDNFDWMTLKDYLKETLDLGRDDVFKVDVKEGFSFFNTDPEHTDKVMEVLNNVQLEGRRINVEISKNDGGGRRDHNGRSGGGRSSGGPRREGGGSFGPRREGSGGGFRSDRNSAPREGGFRSDRNSSAPKREGGFRSSAPRSEGSSDRAPRRSESFGDSPRPRRPRRD, encoded by the coding sequence ATGAATAAATTTGAACAATTAGGATTGAATGAATCGTTACTGAAGGCGATTTTAGATCTAGGATTTGAAAATCCGTCAGAGGTACAGGAAAAGGCGATTCCCCTATTATTGGAAAAAGACACAGATATGGTTGCGTTGGCTCAGACAGGGACAGGGAAAACGGCAGCTTTCGGTTTTCCGCTAATTCAAAAAATTGATGCTGACAATAGAAACACACAAGCATTAGTTTTATCGCCAACACGAGAACTTTGTTTACAGATTACCAACGAACTTAAAAACTACTCAAAATACGAAAAAGGTATTAATGTGGTAGCAGTTTACGGCGGGGCTAGTATTACAGAGCAAGCCAGAGAGATTAAAAGAGGAGCACAGATTATTGTGGCTACTCCGGGGAGAATGCAAGACATGATCAACAGAGGTTTAGTAAACATTAAAAATATAGATTACTGTATTCTTGATGAGGCTGATGAGATGTTGAACATGGGATTCTATGAAGACATCGTATCTATCTTATCAGATACTCCAGATCAAAAAAGTACATGGTTGTTCTCTGCAACTATGCCACAAGAGGTTGCCAGAATTGCAAAACAATTCATGAGCGAACCAGTTGAAATTACTGTTGGAGCTAAGAACTCAGGTTCTGCAACAGTTTCTCACGAATTTTACTTAGTAAATGCACGTGATCGTTACGAAGCTTTGAAACGTTTAGCCGATGCAAATCCAGATATCTTTTCTGTGGTTTTCTGTCGTACTAAAAGAGATACACAAGCTGTAGCTGAAAAATTAATTGAAGATGGATACAGCGCTGCTGCATTGCACGGAGATTTATCTCAGGCGCAACGTGATGGTGTAATGAAATCTTTCCGTGGAAGACAAATTCAGATGCTTGTTGCTACTGACGTTGCTGCACGTGGTATTGACGTTGATAATATTACTCACGTAGTAAATTACCAACTTCCTGACGAAATTGAAACTTACAATCACCGTTCAGGACGTACTGGTAGAGCTGGAAAACTAGGAACTTCTATTGTAATTGTTACAAAAAGTGAGTTGCGTAAAATTTCTTCTATCGAAAGAATCATCAAACAAAAATTCGAAGAAAAACCAATTCCTTCTGGAATCGAAATCTGCGAAATTCAATTGTTGCACTTAGCAAACAAAATTAAAGATACTGAAGTTGATCACGAAATTGACAACTATTTACCGGCAATCAACAATGTTCTTGAAGGTTTATCTAAAGAAGAGTTGATCAAGAAAATGGTTTCAGTAGAATTTAACCGTTTTATTGCTTACTACAAAAAGAACAGAGATATTTCTAATCAATCTTCTGAAAGACGCGAAAGAAATGATTCTGAGCCAAGAGAATTCAATAATAACGGAGCAGTTCGTTATTTTGTAAACATCGGTTCAAGAGACAATTTCGATTGGATGACTCTTAAAGATTACTTGAAAGAAACATTAGACTTAGGTCGTGATGACGTTTTCAAAGTTGATGTAAAAGAAGGTTTCTCTTTCTTTAATACTGATCCTGAGCATACTGACAAAGTAATGGAAGTATTAAACAACGTACAATTAGAAGGACGTCGTATTAATGTTGAAATTTCTAAAAATGATGGTGGCGGAAGACGTGACCATAATGGTCGTAGCGGCGGCGGACGTTCTTCTGGAGGTCCAAGACGTGAAGGCGGAGGAAGTTTCGGTCCAAGACGTGAAGGTTCTGGTGGTGGATTTAGAAGCGACAGAAACTCCGCTCCTAGAGAAGGTGGTTTCAGAAGCGACAGAAACTCATCTGCTCCAAAAAGAGAAGGTGGTTTTAGAAGTTCAGCTCCAAGAAGCGAAGGTAGTTCAGACAGAGCTCCAAGACGTTCTGAAAGCTTTGGTGATTCACCAAGACCAAGAAGACCAAGAAGAGATTAA